In Ostrea edulis chromosome 4, xbOstEdul1.1, whole genome shotgun sequence, a single window of DNA contains:
- the LOC125669191 gene encoding uncharacterized protein K02A2.6-like encodes MKRMKKIQVAILSDVIGEEGIEMFNNFAWTEDDDKDKIQEVLHKFKDYCMPRKSTLIERYLFWERKQTEGEILDQFVNDLKTKAKNCEYGDQTNSMIRDRIIFGIQDERLRERLLRKSDNPTLEKVVDMCRAAEASKKQLKAIKGEAQVDAISKKSHTKEHFPVAQTKQKKFTSTVSKPLHKLYKEKTFDCKKCGNNHKPNSCPAYGKKCRLCQKPNHFAKQCFTKKRIHEVENFDVESDSSDNQLYIGELKVHTLESQNHSKGDNAWYSLVNIKNKTVKFKLDTGAETNVIPKSFFSKLKNAKLQQTCVNLTMYGNKVVKPLGGLKLSLKTQNNSQSSDAELYVVDFDATPILGLKTCSQMNLVKKLEVVKKQNENVIMKSLLAEKEVFHGLGKFEGQYHIELDPTVKPMINPPRRVPHTIVPRLRKALEKLNESGVIVAVEEATDWVNSLVIVEKKNGNFRLCLDSRDLNKAIKRQHFKIPTVQEIASQLNGKSLFTILDEKDGYHQVELDTESSYLCTFQTPFGRYRYTRLPFGISRASEVFQRKNMQTFGDIQGVHMIADDMIIAGQDGQNMMKRLER; translated from the coding sequence ATGAAAAGGATGAAAAAAATCCAAGTAGCCATTTTGTCTGACGTCATCGGGGAGGAAGGTAtagaaatgttcaataatttcGCTTGGACGGAAGATGATGACAAAGACAAAATTCAAGAAGTCTTACATAAATTCAAAGATTATTGTATGCCCCGCAAAAGCACACTAATTGAACGGTATCTGTTCTGGGAAAGAAAACAAACCGAAGGGGAAATCCTCGACCAATTCGTCAATGATTTGAAAACAAAGGCTAAAAACTGTGAGTACGGTGATCAAACAAATTCAATGATAAGAGACAGAATCATATTTGGTATCCAGGATGAAAGATTGAGAGAAAGGCTCTTGCGAAAAAGTGACAACCCAACGCTCGAAAAAGTTGTAGATATGTGTAGGGCAGCCGAGGCAAGTAAAAAGCAATTGAAGGCAATTAAAGGTGAAGCTCAGGTAGATGCAATCTCAAAGAAATCACACACAAAAGAACACTTCCCTGTAGCGCAAACAAAGCAGAAAAAATTCACATCAACAGTCTCAAAACCCCTGCATAAATTATACAAAGAAAAAACATTTGATTGCAAGAAATGTGGCAACAATCATAAACCCAATTCTTGTCCTGCATACGGAAAAAAATGCAGGTTGTGTCAGAAACCTAATCATTTCGCAAAGCAATGTTTCACCAAGAAAAGAATACATGAAGTAGAAAACTTTGATGTAGAATCTGACTCATCAGACAATCAGCTATACATAGGCGAACTCAAAGTTCACACATTAGAATCACAGAATCATTCAAAGGGAGACAACGCATGGTATTCACTTGTCAATATAAAGAacaaaactgtgaaattcaaGTTAGACACGGGCGCCGAAACAAACGTTATCCCGAAGAGCTTTTTCAGCAAATTAAAGAACGCAAAACTCCAACAAACATGTGTCAACTTAACGATGTATGGAAACAAAGTCGTAAAACCGCTGGGTGGATTGAAGCTAAGTCTGAAAACACAGAATAACTCTCAAAGTAGTGATGCCGAATTATACGTTGTTGATTTCGACGCAACACCGATTCTTGGGTTGAAAACATGTTCGCAGATGAACTTGGTGAAGAAATTAGAAGTtgtcaaaaaacaaaatgaaaatgtgataatGAAATCGCTACTAGCCGAAAAAGAAGTTTTTCATGGCTTAGGAAAATTCGAAGGCCAATACCATATAGAGCTGGATCCGACAGTCAAGCCAATGATCAATCCACCCAGAAGGGTACCACACACAATCGTGCCGAGACTAAGGAAAGCTTTAGAAAAGTTAAATGAAAGCGGTGTAATCGTGGCAGTTGAAGAAGCAACAGACTGGGTTAACAGTTTAGTGATAGTTGAGaagaaaaatggaaattttaGACTGTGTCTAGACTCGAGAGACCTTAATAAGGCAATCAAAAGGCAACATTTCAAAATACCAACCGTACAAGAGATTGCTTCACAGCTTAATGGAAAATCGCTCTTTACaattttggatgaaaaagatggATATCATCAAGTAGAATTGGACACTGAAAGTTCGTATTTATGTACATTTCAAACTCCATTCGGTCGTTACCGCTACACACGACTGCCATTTGGAATCTCAAGAGCTAGTGAAGTCTTCCAGAGGAAGAATATGCAAACATTCGGTGATATTCAAGGAGTACACATGATAGCAGACGACATGATAATTGCCGGACAAGACGGTCAGAACATGATGAAACGCTTAGAAAGGTGA